The DNA sequence GCATTTTTTTAGGTTGACCCGTCCTGAAATAGCTATACAGATTAACTCTTTTTGCTTGGCTCTTTTTTCTTTTGGCTTCAGCTTCGCTTAGTGACCAAAATTGATCGGATTGTCTTAGGGGAAAGTGTGTAGAAACGCTTTTGCAGTAGGGTCACTTTCCCGCTAAGGACCAATCCTTTAAGGAGCATTGATATGAATGTTTTTTTTATTAGATATTAGAGGTGAGACATGAGGTGTGAGATTTTAGAGGTGGAGTTTTTTCATGATTTGGGGCATGAAGGTTATTTTGTTTCAGTGTTTAAGAACCCAATTTCCCGCGAAGCAATTAAGCCGCAATGGTTGTGCACACCATTGTAAGTGTCGTAGATACTTTATATTGAAAAGCGGGCTTAGGGAATTGAGAATACTGGATACAAAAACAGCGTGGAACTCAACATATCCGACTTGAGGTACTGGTATACCGTGTACACAGATAAGTGAGCCCACGCTTTAGCGTGAGCTACTATACTTATCCTCTCGTGTACTAAAAATTACCAGTTTTCAAGTCGAGGTTCTAAGCAATAGCTTCTATTATTCTTTGAAGTATCGCAAAATTACATTTTTGAATGTAATCTTGAGACAAATATAATAAATATTTTCTATTCAATACATATTTGTATCGAATAATTTTATTAATAATCACAAATTTTACTGAATGCAAGAATTTAGTAATGAAGAAATTGATGCTTTAGGCTTACAAATCGGCTGTATAGTAAAAGTAGAAAGGTTAAGAAGAAGACTTTCACAAGATGATTTGGGTCTAATGTTTGAGTCCAATGGTACTACTATTGGTAGAATAGAAAGATATGAGAATTCTACTAGCTGGGCTAACTTGCTTAAAGTATGCCGATTATTAGAGTTAGATTTTCACGCCCTATTTATTTTACAACCCTTAGAATCAATTTTATCAATCATTAAAGAATGTTTAAGTCTTGAGAAAAAACTTACAGCCCAAAAAGAATTATATTATATGAATTTAGAATTTGCAGCGAAAGAAAAATTTTCAAAACTTAAATTCTGACGAGAATTGGAGTTCTTATTTATAAAAGGGTTAAAAGACCCTTTTTTTGGTTTTTATGGGAAAACGATTCCAATTGTTCATAACACAGCTTACGATGAGTTACGTGATGTGAGCCATTAATTGGTTCACGAAGTGGTTTAAGTACTTTAAAGATTCAATGGAAGATATAGCTTCTAAATTAGCAGAATTAGTCGCACCAGAAATAATATTAAATTAAAAAAAGTTCTGTACAATTATTGACGATAAAGAACTGTACATAATAACATAAGCTTTCGTTTTTTATGCAAGAAATGAAATGAAAAGCTAGCTATTATAGATAGCAAATCCTGATGGAAGTTGGAATTTCAAAATGTTAGTAAAAAATAATTATTATAATCTATAAAACTTAAAAACAAATTATGAGAAATAAATTGCTCCTATTATTAATAATTGTATCCAACTTTGTTTTTGCTCAAAACTGCGAAGAAATCAAAAAAGAAAATGATTATTTAAAACAAATCATTAATATAAACCATGATTGGGAATGAAAGGTAATGTTTAATTCCAAATATTAAAAAAATTTGGGATATTTCAAAAATACAGAAAAATGAAAACATCAATATGTAGATATTCTAATGTAAAACAAATCACCATTCGGAAGCAAAGTGCACCAATTATTCCAAAAAAAAGTGCACCAATTATTCCGAGATAAAGTGCAACACTTAAATGCATTATTTAAGAAAAAAGCGCGAATTATACTTTTTAATGACTCATTAAAAAAGAGTGACATTCCGACACAAAGTACACCACTGAGGTTCTCCTTGCCATAAGATAAGCCTTAAAAAAAGACCATGCCAGTAGAAATTTGAAAATCTTACTCAATCAATTTATGCTTATATTTGAAAAAAGGCTCAGATTATAAAAAACTCAAGTCTCAAACTTTTAAAATTACACACTTTGCGGGATAATGTCATTTTTATAAAAAATCCAAACTAAAAATATTAGTCAATCCTTTTAGGTAAATATTTAATTTCTTTTTCAGGAACTAAAAATTTAATATTATGATGTTGAAGTATAACTTTAGCAAATGTAAATTCTTTGGATTCAAAAGTCCGAGCCTTATGCCTTCCTGAATGATTAATCACATCGAGTTTATATGGTTTTGTTGCTGTTACTGCAACATATAAATTTTCACACTCTAAAATCGTATCAAGTTCTAAACCTGAAAACTCATTAACAATTGCTGCTCTAGGAGTAAGTTCTTTTAGAATTTTTGCCTCACTATTTCTAGAGCATTTATAAGAAAAACATTTTCCAATATTCGGAAGATCAATGAATGATCCAGGCATAATCTTTCTCGATATGACTTTAGCGGATAAGCATTCTATAGTAGAATTATTATGGACGAGTTTTATCATTTAAAATACATTTAGAATATTTTAGCGACAAAAAGTTCGAATCCATATTAGAACCCATAATTGAGAAAATTTCTAACAAATCATCTTCCTCGAAATCAACATCAATTTTAGATAAAACATTTATGAAACTATCAATCTTTGAGTGCGATAAATGGTTATGCTCAACTTTGATTAGGTATTCATCTTCCTTCGAGTCTAATTCATTATGAAACTCTTCTTCCGAAATATAGTCATTGGACAATTCATAAACTAGACTTAAATATTTCTTCTGTTTTATCAAATTACGAATAGCACTAATATAAATATTCTCTCTCTCAATATGCCCTATTAATAATTGATATGATGATGGTTCTGTCGTATTAAAGCTAAATGAATTAATTGATGTAAAACACATATCATTCTCTTCTGGTAATATAAATCCTGAGTTTAAATAGTTGTTATCACTGCTGTAAGAAGTTTTACTTATTACAATGTCAAAGTCTTTTATATCACTCATAAGCGCTTAATATTTTATTTGAATGCGACTCAAATTTCTCAAACTGCTGAATTGTTTCTTTATAATTATCCCAAAAATGATAATTGAAATTAAATTCTAAGGCTTCCTTTGTATTAGTGCCATCTTTAGCAACTAATTCGATTGGATTAATTCTTAATCTCACCTTGCTATTTTCAAAAGTAGAACTAATTGAATAGCCATAAGAACTTTCGCTTTCAGGAAAAAAATGATTTAATTTATTTTGTTCAAAAAAGAAATTTGCTTTGGAAAACTCCAAAAAATCATCAACAATCAAAAGCCATTTAAAATTAAAACCAAACAATGTCGCAGATAAATGAGATAAAAAACTATCTAATTTTAGTTCTTCAGAATTTAGTTTTTTCTTAAATGATATAATTATCCTATTAAATTTAATATCAATATTAAAATTTTCAGTCGATACAATAGAATTATCAGGCAAGAATATACTGTCTTCTAAGAAATCTTCTTCCTCTAGAATTTCATTTTTTATAAAGTATAATTTATCATATGCAGATGGTTTAAACTCGCCTGCTACAACAATATTTTTATCAATTAAAACTTTCTCCATTTTGATATCGGACGATTTTTAGAGATTTTATCTTAAATAATACTGTAATCTTCCCCAAAAACAGGAACGATTAAAAATATAGTTTTTAAATTTGGGAAGAATATGAAAAACAGTAAATTTTCAGAAGTTCAGATTATCAAGATTTTATCTGAACAAAATCAGGGAAAGACGGTGAATGAGATTTGCCGCAATCACGGAATAAGTCAGCCAACCTTTTACAATTGGAAGAGTAAATATGGTGGATTGGATGTTCAGCAACTTTCAAAGATGAAAGAGATGGAAAAGCAACTTTCGCAATATAAAAAGATTGTAGCTGAGCAAACTTTGGAGATTGTCGTTTTAAAAGATGTGATCGAAAAAGCTCTAACGCCTTGTGAGAAGCGTGAGTTGGTGGAATATTCGAAAGAGATCCATAACATGAGTTTGCGCAAGGCTTGTAAAGTGTTCAGTCTAAGAAGTTCAGTTTATTATTATCGTCAGGTATTTAAAAGTTCAGATGATGAGATCCGTGCAGAACTTATTTTAGTTGCGGATTCTAATCAAACGTGGGGGTTTTGGATGATGCACAATCGGTTGAAAAACTTAGGCTTTGGATGGAATCACAAAAGGGTTTACCGGATTTATAAGTCAATGAGATTAAATTTGCGAAGCAAAAGGAAGAAGCGGCTTCCAGCACGGATAAAACAACCACTGGTTCGCCCCATCTATCCGAACGTGACTTGGAGCATGGATTTTATGCACGACAGTTTGGAAAATGGCAAAAGCGTGAGAACCCTTAATATCATTGACGATTTTAACAGAGAGATTTTAAACATCACTATTGATAGCAGTTTGCCCTCGTCAAAAGTAATTTTTCAACTCGAACAATTAATTGAGTGGCGTGGAAAACCAGAAAAAATAAGAGTGGACAACGGACCGGAATTTATTGCAGAAAAAATGAAAGATTATTGCCGCAAAGAGAATATCGAACTGGGCTTCATTCAACCAGGGAAACCTACACAAAACTCATTGATTGAGAGGTTTAACAGAACGTTCCGGACAGAGTTTTTAAGTGTTTATCTCTTTGAGAACATCAGACAAATGAGAAATTATGCAGAAATATGGATGTGGATGTACAATAATGAGAGACCGCATAGTGCGTTACAATACCTTACACCACGGGATTTTTTATTGAAATATGGAAAACTCAATCAAAATAGCGCACATGAGTTTCCCACATTCCAACAAAATTTCAACAACG is a window from the Kaistella flava (ex Peng et al. 2021) genome containing:
- a CDS encoding helix-turn-helix transcriptional regulator, which produces MQEFSNEEIDALGLQIGCIVKVERLRRRLSQDDLGLMFESNGTTIGRIERYENSTSWANLLKVCRLLELDFHALFILQPLESILSIIKECLSLEKKLTAQKELYYMNLEFAAKEKFSKLKF
- a CDS encoding IS3 family transposase — protein: MKNSKFSEVQIIKILSEQNQGKTVNEICRNHGISQPTFYNWKSKYGGLDVQQLSKMKEMEKQLSQYKKIVAEQTLEIVVLKDVIEKALTPCEKRELVEYSKEIHNMSLRKACKVFSLRSSVYYYRQVFKSSDDEIRAELILVADSNQTWGFWMMHNRLKNLGFGWNHKRVYRIYKSMRLNLRSKRKKRLPARIKQPLVRPIYPNVTWSMDFMHDSLENGKSVRTLNIIDDFNREILNITIDSSLPSSKVIFQLEQLIEWRGKPEKIRVDNGPEFIAEKMKDYCRKENIELGFIQPGKPTQNSLIERFNRTFRTEFLSVYLFENIRQMRNYAEIWMWMYNNERPHSALQYLTPRDFLLKYGKLNQNSAHEFPTFQQNFNNDNNKILTKNSTFECA